The proteins below come from a single Chthonomonadales bacterium genomic window:
- a CDS encoding PilT/PilU family type 4a pilus ATPase, translating to MKSIHELLEVAIRQRASDLILKAGTPPHLRVDGRLISSDLPALTPDDTCEIAYGIIDSAGRDYLLQYPESSHDALGASLDGAEGRMRELQSRDELDLVLTIPGLARVRANLFLQRGAIGAALRIIPLHPYTIDELRLPPVLKEMALQPQGLIVVTGPTGSGKTTTMAAIIEEINRGRPCNVFTIEEPVEYVFTDRKSVIHQREVRSDTRSFAAALRSVTRQSPDVIAIGEMRDTETMDAAMTASEIGHLVITTLHTVSAAATVDRIVNSFPRHLKHQVSAQLAASLLCVTSQRLIERAAGPGRLPAVEVMTNSPRVRKQIEEGETGELYASIREGQHFGMNTMNQALERLIQSRKVALGPAMQFAGNPAELKQMLRGAG from the coding sequence ATGAAGAGCATCCACGAGCTGTTGGAGGTGGCGATCCGACAGCGCGCCTCCGACCTCATCCTGAAGGCTGGCACGCCGCCGCACCTTCGCGTCGACGGCAGGCTCATTTCCTCCGATCTGCCGGCCCTCACGCCCGACGATACCTGCGAGATCGCCTACGGCATCATCGACAGCGCCGGACGCGACTACCTGCTTCAGTACCCCGAGAGCAGCCACGACGCCCTCGGGGCCAGCCTGGACGGAGCCGAGGGACGCATGAGGGAGCTGCAGTCGCGGGACGAGCTCGACCTCGTACTGACCATCCCCGGCCTGGCCCGCGTGCGCGCCAACCTGTTCCTGCAGCGAGGCGCCATCGGCGCCGCGCTGCGCATCATCCCGCTGCACCCCTACACCATCGACGAGCTACGACTCCCGCCGGTCCTCAAGGAGATGGCGCTTCAGCCGCAAGGGCTCATCGTCGTCACCGGCCCCACTGGCTCCGGCAAGACAACCACGATGGCCGCCATCATCGAGGAGATCAACCGCGGCCGGCCCTGCAACGTCTTCACCATCGAGGAGCCGGTGGAGTACGTCTTCACCGACAGGAAGAGCGTCATCCACCAGCGCGAGGTACGCAGCGACACACGCTCCTTCGCCGCCGCGCTCCGCAGCGTTACGCGCCAGTCGCCCGACGTGATCGCGATCGGCGAGATGCGCGACACGGAGACGATGGACGCGGCGATGACCGCGTCCGAGATCGGCCATCTGGTCATCACAACCCTGCACACCGTCTCAGCGGCCGCGACGGTGGACCGCATTGTCAACAGCTTTCCCCGGCACCTCAAGCACCAGGTGTCGGCGCAACTGGCCGCCTCGCTGCTCTGCGTTACCTCGCAGCGACTGATAGAGCGCGCCGCCGGGCCCGGCCGGCTACCCGCCGTGGAGGTGATGACCAACTCACCGCGCGTCCGCAAGCAGATCGAGGAAGGCGAGACCGGCGAGCTCTACGCGTCCATCCGCGAGGGGCAGCACTTTGGCATGAACACGATGAACCAGGCGCTCGAGCGCCTCATACAGAGCAGGAAGGTGGCCCTCGGCCCGGCGATGCAGTTCGCGGGCAACCCGGCGGAGCTGAAGCAGATGCTCCGCGGCGCAGGTTAG